In Bactrocera oleae isolate idBacOlea1 chromosome 5, idBacOlea1, whole genome shotgun sequence, a genomic segment contains:
- the LOC106626947 gene encoding uncharacterized protein isoform X1: MQTIKRERKRYQKDTAPADDIITLIHLVRQNPALYNYKLEPNQRRRIDVLNGWAEIAAKIGNRYTVEECRRKWKNLRDTYHQYRLRKPKPGDGLSKWRYAKELEFLSSIYQPKLKSQRHQNYMMDTQRSDLHDLGGPTVATRLKEDHNDGGIVHHSNPAITLVNDDEAFILTTYEESVTDDVTTIDHGGHDDPSISSHMELTHDDDDVEDVQEIVKNEHGSSLDDATGTEVHYEEVCMYEEAGNGPSVDCETIIGSGGVVRSSSTDSKNFASTHHHHHTHSTADSFTYSMNDFCIESIPHLPSTSGGGGESGSGSSSSSVIGGAKLKNLTTSTIVTTPVVVSSSSNNPNVVQQQTANSSILQLQSPTSMMYNGQSREELDLFFAFLKQKMQRFSKEEITLMQVEFLNCVQKHEAERKYNGGGSGDATILHQ; this comes from the exons ATGCAAACTATTA AACGTGAGCGTAAACGCTATCAAAAGGATACGGCACCCGCAGATGATATAATAACATTAATACATTTGGTACGTCAGAATCCTGCgctatataattataaattagagCCTAATCAAAGACGGCGTATTGATGTATTAAATGGTTGGGCTGAAATAGCGGCGAAAATTGGTA ACAGATACACTGTAGAAGAGTGTCGGCGTAAGTGGAAAAATTTAAGGGATACTTACCACCAATACCGACTTCGTAAACCAAAACCTGGCGATGGTTTATCAAAATGGCGTTACGCCAAAGAATTAGAATTCTTGTCGAGTATATATCAGCCAAAATTGAAATCACAACGCCATCAAAATTACATGATGGACACACAACGTTCGGATTTGCATGACCTTGGTGGACCCACCGTAGCAACACGATTAAAAGAAGACCATAACGACGGCGGAATTGTGCACCATTCGAATCCGGCCATAACCTTAGTGAATGACGATGAGGCATTCATACTTACCACTTATGAAGAGAGTGTCACAGATGACGTTACAACTATTGATCATGGTGGCCATGATGACCCAAGTATATCTTCTCATATGGAGTTGACTCACGACGATGACGATGTTGAAGATGTACAAGAAATAGTTAAAAACGAACACGGTTCGTCATTAGACGATGCAACTGGGACCGAAGTACATTACGAGGAAGTTTGCATGTATGAAGAGGCAGGGAATGGGCCTAGTGTCGATTGCGAAACCATTATTGGCTCAGGGGGCGTAGTGCGCAGCTCGTCAAcggattcaaaaaattttgc AAGTACACACCATCACCATCACACGCACTCTACTGCTGATTCATTCACCTATTCTATGAATGATTTTTGCATAGAGTCTATACCCCATTTACCCAGTACAAGTGGTGGTGGAGGTGAAAGTGGTAGCGGCAGCAGTAGTAGTAGTGTAATTGGTGGCGCGAAATTAAAGAATTTGACTACTTCAACAATTGTCACAACTCCCGTTGTAGTGAGCAGTAGCTCTAACAACCCAAATGTGGTCCAACAACAAACGGCAAATTCATCCATTTTACAGTTACAGTCTCCCACATCTATGATGTATAATGGACAATCGCGCGAGGAATTggatttgttttttgcttttctcaAACAAAAGATGCAACGTTTTTCAAAGGAGGAAATAACTTTGATGCAAGTCGAATTTCTGAATTGTGTTCAGAAACATGAAGCTGAACGCAAATATAACGGAGGTGGTAGCGGAGATGCAACAATATTACATCAATAA
- the LOC106626947 gene encoding uncharacterized protein isoform X2 produces MQTIKRERKRYQKDTAPADDIITLIHLVRQNPALYNYKLEPNQRRRIDVLNGWAEIAAKIGNRYTVEECRRKWKNLRDTYHQYRLRKPKPGDGLSKWRYAKELEFLSSIYQPKLKSQRHQNYMMDTQRSDLHDLGGPTVATRLKEDHNDGGIVHHSNPAITLVNDDEAFILTTYEESVTDDVTTIDHGGHDDPSISSHMELTHDDDDVEDVQEIVKNEHGSSLDDATGTEVHYEEVCMYEEAGNGPSVDCETIIGSGGVVRSSSTDSKNFATHHHHHTHSTADSFTYSMNDFCIESIPHLPSTSGGGGESGSGSSSSSVIGGAKLKNLTTSTIVTTPVVVSSSSNNPNVVQQQTANSSILQLQSPTSMMYNGQSREELDLFFAFLKQKMQRFSKEEITLMQVEFLNCVQKHEAERKYNGGGSGDATILHQ; encoded by the exons ATGCAAACTATTA AACGTGAGCGTAAACGCTATCAAAAGGATACGGCACCCGCAGATGATATAATAACATTAATACATTTGGTACGTCAGAATCCTGCgctatataattataaattagagCCTAATCAAAGACGGCGTATTGATGTATTAAATGGTTGGGCTGAAATAGCGGCGAAAATTGGTA ACAGATACACTGTAGAAGAGTGTCGGCGTAAGTGGAAAAATTTAAGGGATACTTACCACCAATACCGACTTCGTAAACCAAAACCTGGCGATGGTTTATCAAAATGGCGTTACGCCAAAGAATTAGAATTCTTGTCGAGTATATATCAGCCAAAATTGAAATCACAACGCCATCAAAATTACATGATGGACACACAACGTTCGGATTTGCATGACCTTGGTGGACCCACCGTAGCAACACGATTAAAAGAAGACCATAACGACGGCGGAATTGTGCACCATTCGAATCCGGCCATAACCTTAGTGAATGACGATGAGGCATTCATACTTACCACTTATGAAGAGAGTGTCACAGATGACGTTACAACTATTGATCATGGTGGCCATGATGACCCAAGTATATCTTCTCATATGGAGTTGACTCACGACGATGACGATGTTGAAGATGTACAAGAAATAGTTAAAAACGAACACGGTTCGTCATTAGACGATGCAACTGGGACCGAAGTACATTACGAGGAAGTTTGCATGTATGAAGAGGCAGGGAATGGGCCTAGTGTCGATTGCGAAACCATTATTGGCTCAGGGGGCGTAGTGCGCAGCTCGTCAAcggattcaaaaaattttgc TACACACCATCACCATCACACGCACTCTACTGCTGATTCATTCACCTATTCTATGAATGATTTTTGCATAGAGTCTATACCCCATTTACCCAGTACAAGTGGTGGTGGAGGTGAAAGTGGTAGCGGCAGCAGTAGTAGTAGTGTAATTGGTGGCGCGAAATTAAAGAATTTGACTACTTCAACAATTGTCACAACTCCCGTTGTAGTGAGCAGTAGCTCTAACAACCCAAATGTGGTCCAACAACAAACGGCAAATTCATCCATTTTACAGTTACAGTCTCCCACATCTATGATGTATAATGGACAATCGCGCGAGGAATTggatttgttttttgcttttctcaAACAAAAGATGCAACGTTTTTCAAAGGAGGAAATAACTTTGATGCAAGTCGAATTTCTGAATTGTGTTCAGAAACATGAAGCTGAACGCAAATATAACGGAGGTGGTAGCGGAGATGCAACAATATTACATCAATAA